A genomic segment from Candidatus Binatia bacterium encodes:
- a CDS encoding UxaA family hydrolase produces MIHFVVHEEGDGVGVVVVEGVKSGQPLDGWIMEDDKDLRVTAKSDIPIGHKMALRDYQPGDTVIKYGVDIGKVVKPIAKGEHLHVHNLKTKRW; encoded by the coding sequence ATGATCCACTTCGTGGTGCACGAGGAGGGCGACGGGGTCGGCGTCGTCGTCGTCGAGGGAGTCAAGTCCGGCCAGCCGCTCGACGGCTGGATCATGGAAGACGACAAAGACCTCCGTGTGACGGCGAAGAGCGATATCCCGATCGGCCACAAGATGGCGCTGCGCGACTACCAGCCGGGCGACACGGTGATCAAGTACGGCGTCGACATCGGCAAGGTGGTCAAGCCGATCGCGAAGGGCGAGCATCTCCACGTGCACAACCTCAAGACCAAGCGCTGGTAG
- a CDS encoding UxaA family hydrolase, whose protein sequence is MQNSFWGYKRENGRIGVRNHVIILPVDDLSNAAAEAVANNIKGVMALPHPYGRLQFGADLELHFRTLIGTGANPNVAAVVVIGIEEGWTARVVEAIAKTGKPVAGFGIEGHGDHETIRRASQKAREFLQWASELRREERPLKELWVSTKCGESDTTSG, encoded by the coding sequence ATGCAGAACAGCTTCTGGGGCTACAAAAGAGAGAACGGCCGAATCGGCGTGCGCAATCACGTCATCATCCTGCCGGTCGACGATCTGTCGAACGCCGCCGCCGAAGCGGTCGCGAACAACATCAAGGGCGTGATGGCGCTGCCGCACCCCTACGGGCGACTGCAGTTCGGCGCCGACCTCGAGCTGCATTTCCGCACGCTGATCGGCACCGGCGCGAACCCCAACGTCGCCGCGGTGGTGGTGATCGGGATCGAGGAAGGCTGGACCGCGCGCGTCGTCGAGGCCATCGCCAAGACCGGCAAGCCCGTCGCCGGCTTCGGCATCGAGGGCCACGGCGACCACGAGACCATCCGCCGCGCCTCGCAGAAGGCGCGCGAGTTCCTGCAGTGGGCGAGCGAGCTGCGCCGCGAGGAGCGCCCGCTGAAGGAGCTGTGGGTCTCGACCAAATGCGGCGAATCGGACACGACCTCCGGC